Proteins encoded in a region of the Phoenix dactylifera cultivar Barhee BC4 chromosome 3, palm_55x_up_171113_PBpolish2nd_filt_p, whole genome shotgun sequence genome:
- the LOC103715290 gene encoding probable U6 snRNA-associated Sm-like protein LSm4 — MLPLSLLKTAQGHPMLVELKNGETYNGHLVNCDTWMNIHLREVICTSKDGDRFWRMPECYIRGNTIKYLRVPDEVIDKVQEETTKSRSDRKPPGVGRGRGRGREEGGSGRPAKGIGRGQDDGGKGGRGKGGSSGKVGGGRGGGRGRG, encoded by the exons ATG CTTCCGCTATCGCTCCTGAAGACGGCTCAAGGGCATCCCATG CTGGTGGAGCTGAAGAATGGGGAGACGTACAATGGGCATTTGGTGAACTGTGATACCTGGATGAACATTCACCTTCGTGAGGTCATTTGTACTTCGAAG GATGGAGATAGGTTTTGGAGAATGCCTGAATGCTACATTCGAGGGAACACCATTAAGTATCTTCGAGTTCCTGATGAG GTAATTGACAAGGTTCAAGAAGAAACTACCAAGAGCCGTTCAG ACAGGAAGCCACCTGGTGTTGGCCGTGGAAGGGGAAGAGGTAGAGAGGAGGGTGGCAGTGGTAGGCCTGCCAAAGGCATTGGACGGGGCCAGGACGATGGTGGCAAAGGAGGTCGTGGCAAGGGAGGAAGCAGCGGTAAAGTTGGTGGTGGCAGGG GCGGAGGGCGTGGCCGTGGCTGA
- the LOC120110227 gene encoding ubiquitin-like-specific protease ESD4, producing the protein MGALTDHHKRCFVDLCLPFSPYSFFDSSSSPPSKKPKLQFVPSTPDRAPAPAPLPHNLPSSSLSSPLPRPLHGPQRILKAFGLGSARRAPPKWFGRTERSFDMGNFVSRLFQQKKEAWSSLSSRRKGEASVSENGSHKRLRLEQYKRLVVGSQEEHSGVVSDSTKVGLPRSFASAVSDLTIVTRKDEELSEPHVLSRKVEDARKVALEAIPVREERAWVKKGPLYKELYEEAKKHDSKLSRLELEVKLTVEKISRFRLFAAWREKPKEDLHELFTPLTDEEENEVSHALWGGSSHEVLVTHGASNIEITREVLQCLSSGAWLNDEVINVYLELLKERERREPGKCLKCHFFNTFFYKKLNSGRNGYDFKAVRRWTTQKKLGYGLIECDKIFVPVHKDIHWCLAVINVKNETFQYLDSLGGMDTVVLRVLATYFMDEVKDKSDKQIDTTSWKQESVDNLPLQKNGWDCGMFMLKYTDFYSRGLSVSFSQEHMEYFRKRTAKEILRLRAE; encoded by the exons ATGGGCGCCCTGACGGACCACCACAAGCGCTGCTTCGTCGACCTCTGCCTCCCCTTCTCCCCCTATTCCTTCTTCGATTCctcctcatctcctccctccaaGAAGCCCAAGCTCCAATTCGTCCCGTCCACTCCCGATCGCgcgccggcgccggcgccgcTGCCGCATAACCTCCCTAGCTCCTCTCTGTCCTCTCCCCTGCCCCGCCCGCTCCACGGCCCTCAGCGAATTCTCAAGGCTTTTGGTCTGGGATCGGCCCGAAGGGCCCCGCCGAAGTGGTTTGGCCGGACTGAGCGGAGCTTTGACATGGGGAACTTTGTTTCGAGGCTCTTTCagcaaaagaaagaagcttGGAGCTCTTTGTCATCTCGCCGGAAAGGGGAGGCATCGGTGAGTGAGAATGGGAGCCATAAGAGGTTGAGATTGGAGCAATACAAGCGGTTGGTGGTGGGCTCGCAAGAGGAGCACTCGGGGGTAGTCTCGGATTCCACAAAGGTAGGTCTTCCGCGGTCCTTCGCTTCGGCAGTGTCGGATTTGACAATTGTGACTAGGAAGGATGAGGAACTGTCTGAGCCACATGTTTTGAGTCGGAAGGTGGAAGATGCGAGGAAAGTTGCATTGGAGGCCATTCCAGTGAGGGAGGAGAGGGCATGGGTAAAGAAGGGACCTTTGTACAAAGAGTTGTATGAGGAGGCGAAGAAGCATGATTCTAAATTGAGTAGATTAGAACTCGAGGTGAAGTTAACTGTGGAGAAGATCTCCAGGTTCCGCTTATTTGCAGCATGGAGAGAGAAACCCAAGGAG GATCTGCATGAACTTTTTACCCCTCTTACGGATGAAGAAGAGAATGAAGTCTCTCATGCATTGTGGGGTGGTAGCAG TCATGAAGTTCTGGTCACACATGGGGCATCTAATATCGAGATTACAAGAGAGGTCTTGCAATGCTTGAGTAGTGGTGCCTGGTTGAATGATGAG GTCATAAATGTGTACCTTGAGTTATTGaaggaaagggaaagaagaGAACCTGGAAAGTGTTTGAAATGCCATTTCTTCAATACTTTTTTCTATAAAAAG CTGAACAGTGGTAGAAATGGTTATGACTTCAAGGCTGTAAGAAGATGGACTACCCAAAAGAAGTTAGGGTATGGCCTTATCGAGTGTGACAAA ATCTTTGTCCCTGTACACAAAGATATACATTGGTGTTTAGCGGTTATTAATGTAAAGAATGAAACCTTCCAATATCTTGATTCACTCGGTGGCATGGATACTGTTGTGCTAAGAGTGCTG GCTACATATTTCATGGATGAAGTGAAGGACAAGAGTGACAAACAGATAGACACGACATCTTGGAAGCAAGAATCAGTTGATAACCTTCCTTTACAGAAAAATGG GTGGGACTGTGGAATGTTCATGCTTAAGTACACAGACTTCTACAGTAGAGGTTTGAGTGTCTCTTTCAGCCAG GAACACATGGAATATTTCAGGAAGAGAACTGCCAAGGAAATTTTGAGGTTGAGAGCCGAATGA
- the LOC103715289 gene encoding uncharacterized protein LOC103715289: MALRSLDNALPATIERPKKITKVAAPAAKISAPAEVPRGSVMNDENAAPPPKVVEQCLEYTASEDLKALPDPETKIASLLEELESRDWLKVCAALNDVRRLALHHYSYLLPILGNVMLVIVKAMKNPRSALCKTSIMACTDIFHSFGNILLSTSEESAFDQLLLQLLLKASQDKRFVCEEAEKSLEKMAVSVPPLPLLKKLQSYVNHSNLRVRAKAAVAISKCVSKMGIEVMKAFGLAALLQMSAELLNDRLPEAREAARSIITSIHSGFARQNELKVGDETSDAESWQNFCSSNLPPISAQSVAKIVSQ; this comes from the exons ATGGCTCTTAGATCCCTCGACAACGCTCTCCCAGCCACCATCGAGAGGCCCAAAAAGATCACGAAGGTCGCTGCTCCCGCGGCAAAGATCTCTGCTCCTGCCGAGGTTCCTCGAGGTTCAGTCATGAATGATGAGAACGCGGCACCTCCGCCGAAGGTTGTGGAGCAGTGCTTGGAGTACACCGCTTCAGAAGACCTCAAGGCCCTGCCTGACCCCGAAACCAAGATCGCG AGTTTGTTGGAGGAACTGGAATCAAGAGACTGGCTAAAAGTGTGTGCAGCTTTGAATGATGTTCGCCGGCTCGCACTTCATCACTATTCTTATCTTCTTCCGATCCT gGGAAATGTGATGCTGGTAATTGTGAAAGCAATGAAAAATCCAAGAAGTGCATTGTGCAAGACATCGATCATGGCTTGTACCGATATCTTTCATTCCTTTGGGAATATTTTGCTATCTACCTCCGAGGAGTCTGCTTTTGATCAGCTG TTGCTGCAGCTTCTGCTGAAAGCATCTCAAGACAAGCGTTTTGTATGCGAAGAAGCTGAGAAGTCACTGGAGAAAATGGCTGTTTCTGTGCCTCCTCTTCCATTACTCAAGAAGCTCCAATCTTACGTTAATCATTCTAACCTTAGGGTGAGGGCCAAGGCTGCTGTTGCCATATCGAAATGCGTCTCCAAGATG GGCATTGAAGTTATGAAGGCTTTCGGGCTAGCAGCTCTTCTTCAAATGTCAGCTGAATTGCTGAATGACAGACTGCCAGAGGCACGTGAAGCAGCTCGAAGCATCATAACTTCAATTCATAGTGGGTTCGCAAGACAAAATGAATTGAAAGTGGGTGATGAAACATCGGATGCAGAATCATGGCAGAATTTCTGTTCTTCGAACTTGCCTCCCATTTCAGCACAGTCAGTAGCGAAGATTGTTTCACAGTAG
- the LOC120110228 gene encoding uncharacterized protein LOC120110228 → MARSRRKYKKSRTKVRVGLPKKKPDVFKPAVNIPPALAAAAAAGGKGEWNNKGTVIRNYRSFGVVANPNLLGVRARTPHIVQSSSLQIPDREAPPVSEFDPIDSGSDLESDDLKSALRKKRRDGKTAPLQPLTRMQRVFIGRLIDKYGDDHQAMFLDTKLNSMQHSVATLQKLCQRYYVQGKHFITS, encoded by the exons ATGGCTCGATCGCGGCGGAAGTACAAGAAATCCAGGACCAAGGTCCGGGTCGGGCTCCCCAAGAAGAAGCCCGATGTCTTCAAGCCCGCTGTCAACATTCCGCCGGctctcgccgccgccgctgccgccggGGGAAAGGGGGAGTGGAACAACAAGGGCACCGTCATCCGCAACTACCGCTCCTTTGGCGTCGTCGCGAACCCTaacctcctcggcgtccgcgcCCGCACTCCTCACATCGTCCAGAGCTCCTCCCTTCAGATCCCCGACCGTGAGGCGCCGCCCGTCTCCGAGTTCGATCCCATTGACAGCGGCAGCGATCTCGAATCCGACG ATTTGAAGTCTGCACTGAGGAAAAAGCGAAGGGATGGAAAAACAGCGCCTTTGCAGCCCCTGACCAGAATGCAACGCGTTTTTATTGGGAGATTGATTGATAAGTATGGTGACGACCACCAG GCAATGTTCCTGGATACAAAGCTGAATTCAATGCAACATTCGGTCGCTACCCTGCAGAAGCTATGCCAAAGATATTATGTGCAAGGAAAGCATTTTATCACATCCTAG